From the Malus domestica chromosome 17, GDT2T_hap1 genome, one window contains:
- the LOC103432092 gene encoding WPP domain-interacting tail-anchored protein 1-like: MDYGAGHEASVSVNDVNIDDLEVESNKVSNLGSVSSDGVVIGELRHLGEVLTRVELDLACASEKLVNLNVLMMHVATKESEFEAFASAKEQTSAYYLEKALELTLLSGILDSELSELDKLMAILQTEITSAQGILSSYAYLGETVVVIEEKLHDSEQSLKQLQDQVYEIRMESLHLQRAFPCFDGEQNWNNNEGVVDLRDGKVSSTNVKIKMQSVEQQRHILRMLEKSLAREMDLEKKLTESKQIEEDLKLRVHASEQEAYCMEEEAADALDRWLQADNASEVLRGISKELLGRLQVLQFNVNGSAQREAELRSKLDCQAEVKENTLRKLESSNAKLNSFLLEQTAGLKDSLKEAEDKLIIADSEAFTLREKVGALEEQHSVEISELENVIANLKENIYKAEARAENAEAKSKLLTETNTELNEEIGLLKSAGSALETVDSLERKLREADIRLQHAVASAEASQEKQNMLNSTVTDMENVIENLKQKVLKAENRADSTEDKCIILSESNADLNEEISFLRGRLEFLEASLHQAEEVKIATATDIGIQSKVLTNLLMQLAFERERLHKQISSLTTENKTLKLKLQTNNSRSVVVGNDDRENCEDSKHEMATVTRETKEDELSASNSKPDRTRNNSSVGGSCETEVEHTDSTAEFETVRRIDAGVLSFKHLFVATFILLVSTGAYFFLQQDCPF; this comes from the exons ATGGATTACGGTGCTGGTCATGAAGCAAGCGTATCTGTCAATGATGTTAATATTGATGACCTGGAAGTGGAGTCAAATAAAGTTAGCAATCTCGGAAGTGTCTCATCTGATGGTGTGGTTATTGGAGAATTAAGACATCTTGGCGAGGTTTTGACCCGAGTGGAACTAGATCTAGCATGTGCATCTGAGAAGTTAGTTAATCTAAATGTTCTTATGATGCACGTGGCAACCAAGGAGAGCGAATTTGAAGCCTTTGCTTCCGCAAAAGAGCAGACATCAGCTTATTATCTTGAGAAGGCTCTGGAACTCACTCTCTTATCTGGGATTTTAGACTCAGAGTTGAGTGAATTGGATAAACTCATGGCTATACTTCAAACAGAGATCACCAGTGCCCAAGGGATACTATCTTCATACGCATACTTGGGAGAAACTGTCGTGGTAATAGAAGAAAAGCTGCACGACTCTGAACAATCATTGAAGCAGTTGCAAGATCAGGTGTATGAAATTAGGATGGAATCCTTGCATCTCCAGAGGGCATTTCCATGTTTTGACGGAGAACAAAACT GGAACAATAACGAAGGAGTGGTAGATTTAAGGGATGGCAAAGTTTCTAGCACAAATGTAAAGATAAAAATGCAATCCGTAGAACAGCAAAGACATATACTGAGGATGCTAGAGAAGTCTTTGGCAAGAGAGATGGATCTTGAAAAGAAATTGAccgaatcaaaacagattgaaGAAGATCTGAAATTGAGGGTGCATGCTTCGGAGCAAGAAGCATATTGCATGGAGGAGGAAGCGGCAGATGCTTTGGATAGGTGGTTACAGGCAGATAATGCATCTGAGGTTCTGAGGGGTATTTCAAAAGAGCTATTGGGTAGACTCCAGGTTCTCCAGTTTAATGTAAATGGTTCAGCTCAGCGAGAAGCTGAGCTAAGATCGAAACTCGATTGTCAGGCTGAAGTCAAAGAAAATACTTTGCGGAAGCTTGAAAGCAGCAACGCAAAACTAAATAGCTTCCTTCTAGAACAGACAGCCGGCTTAAAAGACAGCTTGAAGGAAGCTGAAGATAAGTTAATTATCGCTGATTCCGAGGCCTTTACCTTGAGGGAAAAGGTGGGCGCACTTGAAGAGCAGCATAGTGTTGAAATCAGTGAATTGGAAAATGTTATTGCTAATCTTAAAGAGAACATATATAAAGCTGAAGCCAGAGCCGAGAATGCAGAAGCCAAAAGTAAATTGTTAACAGAGACTAATACGGAACTTAATGAAGAGATCGGACTTCTTAAAAGCGCTGGCAGTGCCTTGGAGACGGTGGATTCACTTGAGAGAAAGTTAAGGGAAGCAGATATCCGGTTACAGCATGCAGTGGCATCTGCTGAAGCTAGCCAGGAGAAACAGAACATGTTGAATTCTACAGTCACTGACATGGAAAATGTGATTGAAAATCTAAAGCAGAAGGTTTTAAAAGCGGAAAATCGGGCCGACAGTACGGAGGACAAGTGTATAATTTTATCAGAATCCAATGCAGATTTAAATGAGGAAATAAGCTTTCTGAGGGGTCGATTGGAATTCTTGGAGGCATCTTTACATCAAGCCGAGGAAGTAAAAATAGCTACTGCGACTGATATTGGTATTCAGTCCAAAGTTCTTACAAACTTATTGATGCAACTTGCTTTTGAGAGAGAGCGCCTTCATAAGCAG ATTTCTTCATTAACTACGgagaataaaactttaaaactgaAGTTGCAAACAAACAATTCTCGTTCTGTGGTCGTGGGAAATGATGATAGAGAAAATTGTGAAGACTCGAAGCATGAAATGGCTACAGTTACGAGAGAAACTAAAGAAGATGAGTTGTCTGCTAGCAATTCTAAG CCGGATAGGACTCGGAATAATTCATCTGTTGGTGGGAGTTGTGAGACTGAAGTGGAACATACTGATTCCACAGCAGAGTTCGAGACCGTGAGGAGAATTGATGCCGGAGTTCTAAGCTTTAAGCATTTATTCGTAGCAACGTTCATTCTACTGGTTTCGACCGGAGCTTATTTTTTTCTCCAACAAGACTGCCCATTTTGA